Proteins encoded in a region of the Prunus persica cultivar Lovell chromosome G4, Prunus_persica_NCBIv2, whole genome shotgun sequence genome:
- the LOC18778541 gene encoding uncharacterized protein LOC18778541 isoform X3: MEPLQLITPTTQNQPMTSLSLSLSLSSKLKLKRPNPFWFSSYSQLRAFSSYSPLSPSKPISASGKGVGVRAKVSDAQLKDNWLASLSCPFPQTRENFDGTADSTRTNSDSSWVIGVDPDLSGALALLKGDESGCSAQVYDSPHLKILVGKRVRRRLDAKSIVQLLGSFDAPLGTVAYIEQSNPYPQDGKQGWWSGGFGYGLWIGILVALGFSVVPVSSISWKNKFELTGGMSTKDDSRRVASALFPSLSSMLKRKKDHGRAEALLIAAYGKGLKIKSDLSCNPEVLVPQIGRLS; the protein is encoded by the exons ATGGAACCCCTCCAACTCATTACACCAACTACACAAAACCAACCCATGACCTCACTCTCActatcactctctctctcttccaaacTCAAGCTCAAACGACCAAATCCATTCTGGTTTTCTTCTTACTCTCAGCTCAGAGCCTTTTCTTCTTACTCTCCACTATCTCCATCAAAGCCCATTTCCGCTTCAGGAAAGGGTGTTGGGGTTAGGGCCAAGGTCTCTGACGCTCAGCTCAAAGACAACTGGTTGGCTTCTCTCTCTTGCCCTTTTCCTCAAACCCGTGAAAACTTTGACGGCACTGCAGATTCGACCCGTACCAATTCGGATTCCAGTTGGGTCATTGGGGTCGACCCGGATCTTTCTGGTGCTTTGGCGCTCTTGAAAGGCGATGAGTCTGGTTGTTCTGCTCAG GTATATGACTCTCCACACTTGAAAATACTGGTTGGTAAAAGAGTTCGAAGACGATTGGATGCAAAATCCATTGTTCAGTTGCTTGGGAGTTTCGATGCTCCCCTTG GGACAGTTGCATATATAGAGCAGTCAAACCCGTATCCACAAGATGGAAAGCAG GGATGGTGGAGTGGAGGCTTTGGGTATGGACTATGGATTGGGATCTTAGTTGCCTTGGGGTTTTCTGTTGTTCCAGTATCATCTATTTCGTGGAAGAACAAATTTGAACTCACCGGAGGCATGTCTACAAAG GATGATAGCCGAAGGGTTGCGTCTGCATTATTTCCATCATTGAGTTCCAtgttgaaaaggaaaaaagatcaTG GGAGGGCTGAGGCACTTCTCATTGCTGCATATGGAAAAGGGCTAAAGATAAAGTCAGACCTATCATGCAACCCAGAGGTATTGGTTCCCCAGATTGGCAGATTGTCATAG
- the LOC18778541 gene encoding uncharacterized protein LOC18778541 isoform X1, with translation MEPLQLITPTTQNQPMTSLSLSLSLSSKLKLKRPNPFWFSSYSQLRAFSSYSPLSPSKPISASGKGVGVRAKVSDAQLKDNWLASLSCPFPQTRENFDGTADSTRTNSDSSWVIGVDPDLSGALALLKGDESGCSAQVYDSPHLKILVGKRVRRRLDAKSIVQLLGSFDAPLGTVAYIEQSNPYPQDGKQGWWSGGFGYGLWIGILVALGFSVVPVSSISWKNKFELTGGMSTKEKGLGNWKSFVFPCLDDSRRVASALFPSLSSMLKRKKDHGRAEALLIAAYGKGLKIKSDLSCNPEVLVPQIGRLS, from the exons ATGGAACCCCTCCAACTCATTACACCAACTACACAAAACCAACCCATGACCTCACTCTCActatcactctctctctcttccaaacTCAAGCTCAAACGACCAAATCCATTCTGGTTTTCTTCTTACTCTCAGCTCAGAGCCTTTTCTTCTTACTCTCCACTATCTCCATCAAAGCCCATTTCCGCTTCAGGAAAGGGTGTTGGGGTTAGGGCCAAGGTCTCTGACGCTCAGCTCAAAGACAACTGGTTGGCTTCTCTCTCTTGCCCTTTTCCTCAAACCCGTGAAAACTTTGACGGCACTGCAGATTCGACCCGTACCAATTCGGATTCCAGTTGGGTCATTGGGGTCGACCCGGATCTTTCTGGTGCTTTGGCGCTCTTGAAAGGCGATGAGTCTGGTTGTTCTGCTCAG GTATATGACTCTCCACACTTGAAAATACTGGTTGGTAAAAGAGTTCGAAGACGATTGGATGCAAAATCCATTGTTCAGTTGCTTGGGAGTTTCGATGCTCCCCTTG GGACAGTTGCATATATAGAGCAGTCAAACCCGTATCCACAAGATGGAAAGCAG GGATGGTGGAGTGGAGGCTTTGGGTATGGACTATGGATTGGGATCTTAGTTGCCTTGGGGTTTTCTGTTGTTCCAGTATCATCTATTTCGTGGAAGAACAAATTTGAACTCACCGGAGGCATGTCTACAAAG GAAAAGGGGCTTGGGAATTGGAAATCATTTGtttttccatgtttg GATGATAGCCGAAGGGTTGCGTCTGCATTATTTCCATCATTGAGTTCCAtgttgaaaaggaaaaaagatcaTG GGAGGGCTGAGGCACTTCTCATTGCTGCATATGGAAAAGGGCTAAAGATAAAGTCAGACCTATCATGCAACCCAGAGGTATTGGTTCCCCAGATTGGCAGATTGTCATAG
- the LOC18778541 gene encoding uncharacterized protein LOC18778541 isoform X2, with product MEPLQLITPTTQNQPMTSLSLSLSLSSKLKLKRPNPFWFSSYSQLRAFSSYSPLSPSKPISASGKGVGVRAKVSDAQLKDNWLASLSCPFPQTRENFDGTADSTRTNSDSSWVIGVDPDLSGALALLKGDESGCSAQVYDSPHLKILVGKRVRRRLDAKSIVQLLGSFDAPLVAYIEQSNPYPQDGKQGWWSGGFGYGLWIGILVALGFSVVPVSSISWKNKFELTGGMSTKEKGLGNWKSFVFPCLDDSRRVASALFPSLSSMLKRKKDHGRAEALLIAAYGKGLKIKSDLSCNPEVLVPQIGRLS from the exons ATGGAACCCCTCCAACTCATTACACCAACTACACAAAACCAACCCATGACCTCACTCTCActatcactctctctctcttccaaacTCAAGCTCAAACGACCAAATCCATTCTGGTTTTCTTCTTACTCTCAGCTCAGAGCCTTTTCTTCTTACTCTCCACTATCTCCATCAAAGCCCATTTCCGCTTCAGGAAAGGGTGTTGGGGTTAGGGCCAAGGTCTCTGACGCTCAGCTCAAAGACAACTGGTTGGCTTCTCTCTCTTGCCCTTTTCCTCAAACCCGTGAAAACTTTGACGGCACTGCAGATTCGACCCGTACCAATTCGGATTCCAGTTGGGTCATTGGGGTCGACCCGGATCTTTCTGGTGCTTTGGCGCTCTTGAAAGGCGATGAGTCTGGTTGTTCTGCTCAG GTATATGACTCTCCACACTTGAAAATACTGGTTGGTAAAAGAGTTCGAAGACGATTGGATGCAAAATCCATTGTTCAGTTGCTTGGGAGTTTCGATGCTCCCCTTG TTGCATATATAGAGCAGTCAAACCCGTATCCACAAGATGGAAAGCAG GGATGGTGGAGTGGAGGCTTTGGGTATGGACTATGGATTGGGATCTTAGTTGCCTTGGGGTTTTCTGTTGTTCCAGTATCATCTATTTCGTGGAAGAACAAATTTGAACTCACCGGAGGCATGTCTACAAAG GAAAAGGGGCTTGGGAATTGGAAATCATTTGtttttccatgtttg GATGATAGCCGAAGGGTTGCGTCTGCATTATTTCCATCATTGAGTTCCAtgttgaaaaggaaaaaagatcaTG GGAGGGCTGAGGCACTTCTCATTGCTGCATATGGAAAAGGGCTAAAGATAAAGTCAGACCTATCATGCAACCCAGAGGTATTGGTTCCCCAGATTGGCAGATTGTCATAG